CGCCTGCGGCACCGCCGCCATCCTCGCCATCCTGCCATACCGGCCGCGCCCTTTGTATATCGTGTGCTGCGAGGTTTGCATCTTCCTGTGCGCGTCGGCCACGCCTTCTTCAACGTGCTTGGGCGACGATGACGCTGCCCCGATCAAAACGAAACCGATGACGGAGGGGCCATGCACAGAATCTTGATATTCCTGGCCGGCTGCGCCTTTGGTTATGTCCTCGGGGGCTATGTTGACGGATAC
The DNA window shown above is from uncultured delta proteobacterium and carries:
- a CDS encoding hypothetical protein (Evidence 5 : No homology to any previously reported sequences) — encoded protein: MRGEAGFISCIRQVVAGVSVNIAPEDITKGAAGQEYQDSVHGPSVIGFVLIGAASSSPKHVEEGVADAHRKMQTSQHTIYKGRGRYGRMARMAAVPQAAPATK